GCAGGCCTTTGACGACGCCGACCAGACTCCCGCAGGCCGACTAAAGTCTCTCGAAAGCATCCTTTCAGCAGGGGCAGACGGCTTCGAGACCGTCATTGTTGACACCTCGGTCATGAATCTCCCTGCCACATCCTTTTCTCTGGTCGCCAACAGGATCATAAAGGAGAAATTAGGGCTTCCCTGCGGAGGGGCGTACTCAAACGGCACCCATATGTGGAATGACGCCAAGGCCATCTGGAACCTCGAGGGGTTCAGGGCGATGGACGCGGTAGCACAGGGGATGTCATCGGTCTTCTGGAGTGATTTCAATTTCTTTGGTCCCATCGTCACCGCCCCCCGCATTTTCCCGGCCGTTGCCACCGCCCATATACTGCTTTCGACACTCGTTTATGATGAAACAAAGGTTATACCAGAAAACCGTGATCTTCCGATCAGAAAACATTTCTCGGATTTCCTGGAGAAACTCCTGGCGGGACGGGCGAGAAAATGACCATGCTTGCGGTTCAATTCTATTATCCATAGCAGAAGGAGAAAAGAGAGCATGACACCAAAGGAAAGGATTCTGAAACTCTTTGCCGGCGAAGAGATCGACAGACCGCCGTGCTTCAGCGGCATGGGGAATGTCACGACAGAAGGACTGAAGAAATCGGGATACAAGTTCGCCGCCCTCCACTCAGACGCCAGGATGATGTCCGACGCTGCCGCATCCACCTATAAGCTCTTCGGCTTTGAATGCGGCGTCGTTCCCTTTGACCTCTGTGTTGAGGCGGAGGCCCTCGGATGCGAGATAAACGTCTATGCCCATGTGGAAGACATCCTTTACCCGACCATCAAGAAGAAGCTGATCCACAATGAAGACGAAATGGAGATAACGGTTCCTTCCCGTATCCAGGATAGAGGGAGAATACCTCTCATGTGCGAGGCTATCGGCCTCATCAAGAAAGACATCGGGAACGAAGTTCCGATCGGCACCTATGTGCTCGGGCCTTTCACCCTCGCCGGACAGATCATGGAGCTCAATGACCTGCTGAAACTCTCTTTCAAAAAACCTGACAAGGTGGGAAAGCTTCTCGATCTCCTTGCCGACGCCATCATCATTGTCGCCGAACAGTATGTGAAGGCAGGTGCGGATTACATAACCGTGAGAGAGATGGGCGCGACATCTGATGTCTTGAGCCCGAGGGTCTTCAAGAATCTCATACTCCCCTATCTCAAGAAGATCTTCGCTACGTTGACGGTTCCGAGCGTCATCCACATATGCGGCAAGACCAATGATATTGTGCCCTTTATGGCAGAGACCGGGGCAAGGGCGATCAGCGTTGACCAGAAGAACGATGCTGCCGAATCGCGCAAGAAGCTCGGCAAGGATGCGCTTGTCTTCGGAAACTATGACCCTTACAATGTCCTGGTTGCAGGAACTCCGGATCTCGTAAGGCAGACCGTGAAGAGATGCATGGATGACGGAGTAAGCGCAGTATGGCCGGGTTGCGACATCTGGCCCACTGTTCCGCCTGAAAATATCAGGGCGATGATGGATGAGGTAAAAAATTACAGGAGGTGAGATATGG
The sequence above is drawn from the Thermodesulfovibrionales bacterium genome and encodes:
- a CDS encoding MtaA/CmuA family methyltransferase, with protein sequence MTPKERILKLFAGEEIDRPPCFSGMGNVTTEGLKKSGYKFAALHSDARMMSDAAASTYKLFGFECGVVPFDLCVEAEALGCEINVYAHVEDILYPTIKKKLIHNEDEMEITVPSRIQDRGRIPLMCEAIGLIKKDIGNEVPIGTYVLGPFTLAGQIMELNDLLKLSFKKPDKVGKLLDLLADAIIIVAEQYVKAGADYITVREMGATSDVLSPRVFKNLILPYLKKIFATLTVPSVIHICGKTNDIVPFMAETGARAISVDQKNDAAESRKKLGKDALVFGNYDPYNVLVAGTPDLVRQTVKRCMDDGVSAVWPGCDIWPTVPPENIRAMMDEVKNYRR